From Cydia fagiglandana chromosome 24, ilCydFagi1.1, whole genome shotgun sequence, a single genomic window includes:
- the LOC134676173 gene encoding gastrula zinc finger protein XlCGF57.1-like isoform X5: protein MEKYYSCSCCLVRPPDKGLKTLYNHLGKAEIYYDMLRECFGLSLSLGNVECGICEVCVGRLRDASDFKQQVQRVQDVLHKRLTRVLPATEGDNINVKLEKPTGDDAISRGIKQERPEVEVADSNNVSVSLRERSPAPFIQPVPSASHSVSCAPTPNVSKRNSHTGEKPYACNICDKRFGQKGHLNVHYANHIGKFKFSCELCKRGFVQKREYVTHMRIHTGEKPYECDICNKKFRHKGQLNVHKNTHVKYDQNRVEPGEITTCKKESSEESEGRGPAKCFTCDICKKQFVDKHYLDAHYKYHSGDYPFTCDICTRKFNTQFALNTHKVDHSGGRPFKCEKCNKGYTTKGALTLHLKVHTEDYKYACHLCSKRFITKENFNVHMRVHTGEKPYTCLTCETKFRYRYSLKKHLFEKHNLVVDKQFSCDTCGKRFALQGTLVKHINKHTEKETANKKKDLAFMCEICSKRFSTIGILNNHRVTHNEEKPFECEVCHKKYRTKTNLLDHMQVHEEKKHSCEVCGQPFRHKSALNVHIRRMHEENRPYVCDICNKAFVVLAELKIHNRIHTGEKPYACEICCKKFQRPGRVKYHLVNVHHEKPTRFVKLKELNKYD from the exons ATGGAGAAGTATTACTCTTGTAGCTGCTGTCTGGTGCGCCCTCCGGACAAAGGCCTCAAGACGCTATACAATCATCTTGGCAAAGCAGAGATATATTACGACATGCTGAGAGAATGCTTTGGTTTAAGT CTAAGTTTAGGAAATGTGGAGTGTGGGATCTGCGAGGTGTGCGTGGGGCGGCTGCGGGACGCGAGCGACTTCAAGCAGCAAGTGCAGCGCGTGCAGGACGTGCTGCACAAGCGGCTCACGAGAGTGCTCCCTGCCA CCGAGGGTGACAATATCAACGTCAAGTTAGAGAAACCTACTGGAGATGACGCCATTTCGC GCGGGATCAAGCAGGAGAGGCCCGAGGTGGAGGTGGCTGACAGCAATAACGTCTCAG TTTCATTACGCGAAAGATCACCAGCGCCTTTTATTCAACCAGTTCCTTCCGCATCCCACAGCGTCTCGTGCGCACCAACTCCGAACGTTAGCAAGCGCAACTCCCATACGGGAGAGAAACCTTACGCGTGCAACATATGCGACAAAAGATTCGGACAGAAGGGCCATTTAAATGTTCATTACGCAAATCATATAGGAAAATTTAAATTCTCTTGCGAATTATGCAAAAGGGGATTCGTACAGAAACGTGAATATGTAACTCATATGCGGATacacactggtgaaaaaccATACGAATGTGATATTTGCAACAAGAAATTTAGACATAAAGGCCAATTAAACGTACATAAAAATACTCATGTGAAATATGATCAGAATCGCGTAGAGCCAGGGGAAATAACTACATGCAAGAAAGAGTCATCAGAAGAATCAGAAGGTCGAGGCCCCGCAAAATGTTTTACGTGTGATATATGCAAAAAACAATTTGTGgataaacactatttagacgctCATTACAAATATCACTCTGGAGATTATCCGTTCACTTGCGATATTTGTACAAGGAAATTTAATACGCAGTTTGCTTTGAATACTCATAAAGTTGATCACTCGGGAGGGAGACCTTTTAAGTGTGAAAAATGTAATAAAGGGTACACAACAAAAGGTGCTTTAACTCTACATTTGAAAGTTCACACTGAAGACTATAAGTACGCATGTCATCTGTGTAGTAAACGATTCATAACAAAGGAGAATTTTAATGTACATATGCGCGTACACACGGGGGAAAAACCTTATACCTGTTTAACTTGTGAAACTAAGTTCCGCTATAGATATAGCTTGAAGAAACATTTATTTGAGAAACACAACCTAGTTGTGGACAAACAATTCAGTTGTGATACTTGTGGGAAACGATTTGCATTACAGGGGACTTTAGTAAAACATATTAACAAACACACTGAGAAGGAAACGGCAAATAAAAAGAAAGATCTAGCATTTATGTGTGAAATATGTAGCAAACGATTTTCGACTATAGGTATTCTAAATAATCATAGAGTTACACATAATGAAGAAAAACCTTTCGAGTGCGAAGTATGTCATAAAAAGTACCGAACGAAGACGAATTTACTGGACCACATGCAGGTGCACGAGGAAAAAAAACACTCTTGTGAAGTATGCGGCCAGCCATTCAGACATAAGTCTGCCTTGAATGTTCATATCCGACGGATGCACGAGGAAAACAGACCATATGTTTGCGATATTTGTAATAAGGCTTTTGTAGTTCTTGCTGAACTAAAAATTCATAATCGTATACACACTGGGGAGAAACCGTATGCTTGCGAAATATGTTGTAAGAAATTTCAACGCCCTGGTAGAGTTAAGTACCATCTTGTAAATGTCCACCACGAGAAACCTACGAGATTTGTTAAATTAAAAGAATTGAATAAATAtgactaa
- the LOC134676173 gene encoding gastrula zinc finger protein XlCGF57.1-like isoform X4, protein MEKYYSCSCCLVRPPDKGLKTLYNHLGKAEIYYDMLRECFGLSLSLGNVECGICEVCVGRLRDASDFKQQVQRVQDVLHKRLTRVLPATEGDNINVKLEKPTGDDAISRGIKQEKLEVEVADSNFVSGSLHESSPAPFAQPVPSASHSVSCAPTPNVTRRRFHHGDKPYACNICNKRFVQKGHLNVHYANHIGKFKFSCELCKRGFVQKCDYVIHMRIHTGEKPYECDICNKKYRHKGQLNQHKNTHVKYDQNRVEPGEITTCKKESSEELEDRGPAKCFTCDICKKQFVDKTYLDAHSKHHSGDYPFTCDICTRKFNTQFALKTHKVDHLGGRPFKCEKCNKRYTTKSTLALHLKVHNEDYKHACHLCSKRFITKETLNVHMLVHTGERPYACVTCGTKFRYRKSLKKHLFEKHNQVTDKQFCCDTCGKRFALQEILVKHMKKHEVQTEKERMKKEKEKKKDPADKKKELAFMCEVCSKRFTTIGILNNHRVTHNEEKPFECDVCHKKYRKKGNLQDHMQVHEEKKHSCEVCGQPFRHKSALNVHIRRMHEENRPHVCDICNKAFVVLAELKVHNRIHTGEKPFACEICWKKFERPGRVKKHLVNVHHEKPTRFVKLKELY, encoded by the exons ATGGAGAAGTATTACTCTTGTAGCTGCTGTCTGGTGCGCCCTCCGGACAAAGGCCTCAAGACGCTATACAATCATCTTGGCAAAGCAGAGATATATTACGACATGCTGAGAGAATGCTTTGGTTTAAGT CTAAGTTTAGGAAATGTGGAGTGTGGGATCTGCGAGGTGTGCGTGGGGCGGCTGCGGGACGCGAGCGACTTCAAGCAGCAAGTGCAGCGCGTGCAGGACGTGCTGCACAAGCGGCTCACGAGAGTGCTCCCTGCCA CCGAGGGTGACAATATCAACGTCAAGTTAGAGAAACCTACTGGAGATGACGCCATTTCGC GCGGGATCAAGCAGGAGAAGCTGGAGGTGGAGGTGGCTGACAGCAACTTCGTCTCAGGT TCATTACACGAAAGTTCGCCAGCGCCTTTTGCTCAACCAGTTCCTTCCGCTTCTCACAGCGTCTCGTGCGCACCCACTCCAAACGTTACCAGGCGCCGCTTCCACCATGGAGACAAACCTTACGCGTGCAACATATGCAACAAAAGATTCGTACAGAAGGGCCATTTAAATGTTCATTACGCAAACCATATAGGAAAATTCAAATTCTCTTGCGAATTATGCAAAAGGGGATTCGTACAGAAATGTGATTATGTAATTCATATGCGGATacacactggtgaaaaaccATACGAATGTGATATTTGCAACAAGAAATATAGACATAAAGGCCAATTAAACCAACATAAAAATACTCATGTGAAATATGATCAGAATCGCGTAGAGCCAGGAGAAATAACTACATGCAAGAAAGAGTCGTCAGAAGAATTAGAAGATCGAGGACCCGCAAAATGTTTTACGTGTGATATATGCAAAAAGCAATTTGTTGATAAAACCTATTTAGACGCCCATTCCAAACATCACTCTGGAGATTATCCGTTCACTTGCGACATTTGTACAAGGAAATTTAATACGCAGTTTGCTTTGAAAACTCATAAAGTTGATCATTTGGGAGGGAGACCTTTTAAGTGTGAAAAATGTAATAAACGGTACACAACGAAAAGTACTTTAGCTCTACATTTGAAAGTTCACAATGAAGATTATAAGCACGCATGTCATCTGTGTAGTAAACGATTCATAACAAAGGAGACTTTAAATGTACATATGCTCGTACACACGGGGGAAAGGCCTTATGCCTGTGTAACTTGTGGAACTAAGTTCCGGTATAGAAAAAGCTTGAAGAAACATTTATTTGAGAAACACAACCAAGTTACGGACAAACAATTCTGTTGTGATACTTGTGGGAAACGATTTGCATTACAGGAGATTTTAGTAAAACATATGAAGAAACACGAAGTCCAGACTGAGAAGGAAAGGATGAAGAAGGAAAAGGAGAAGAAGAAGGACCCCGCTGATAAAAAGAAAGAACTAGCATTTATGTGTGAAGTATGTAGCAAGCGATTTACGactataggtattttaaataatCATAGAGTTACACATAATGAAGAAAAACCTTTCGAGTGCGACGTATGTCATAAAAAATACCGAAAGAAGGGAAATTTACAGGACCACATGCAGGTGCACGAGGAAAAAAAACACTCGTGTGAAGTATGCGGCCAGCCATTCAGACATAAGTCTGCCTTGAATGTTCATATCCGACGGATGCACGAGGAAAACAGACCACATGTTTGCGATATTTGTAATAAGGCTTTTGTAGTTCTTGCTGAACTTAAAGTTCATAATCGTATACACACTGGGGAGAAACCGTTTGCTTGCGAAATATGTTGGAAGAAATTTGAGCGCCCTGGTAGAGTTAAGAAACATCTTGTAAATGTCCACCACGAGAAACCTACGAGATTTGTTAAGTTAAaagaattgtattaa
- the LOC134676173 gene encoding gastrula zinc finger protein XlCGF57.1-like isoform X1, with protein MEKYYSCSCCLVRPPDKGLKTLYNHLGKAEIYYDMLRECFGLSLSLGNVECGICEVCVGRLRDASDFKQQVQRVQDVLHKRLTRVLPAIEGDNFNIKLEKPTGDDDILRGIKQEKLEVEVADSNFVSVTLESLHESSPAPFAQPVPSASHSVSCAPTPNVTRRRFHHGDKPYACNICNKRFVQKGHLNVHYANHIGKFKFSCELCKRGFVQKCDYVIHMRIHTGEKPYECDICNKKYRHKGQLNQHKNTHVKYDQNRVEPGEITTCKKESSEELEDRGPAKCFTCDICKKQFVDKTYLDAHSKHHSGDYPFTCDICTRKFNTQFALKTHKVDHLGGRPFKCEKCNKRYTTKSTLALHLKVHNEDYKHACHLCSKRFITKETLNVHMLVHTGERPYACVTCGTKFRYRKSLKKHLFEKHNQVTDKQFCCDTCGKRFALQEILVKHMKKHEVQTEKERMKKEKEKKKDPADKKKELAFMCEVCSKRFTTIGILNNHRVTHNEEKPFECDVCHKKYRKKGNLQDHMQVHEEKKHSCEVCGQPFRHKSALNVHIRRMHEENRPHVCDICNKAFVVLAELKVHNRIHTGEKPFACEICWKKFERPGRVKKHLVNVHHEKPTRFVKLKELY; from the exons ATGGAGAAGTATTACTCTTGTAGCTGCTGTCTGGTGCGCCCTCCGGACAAAGGCCTCAAGACGCTATACAATCATCTTGGCAAAGCAGAGATATATTACGACATGCTGAGAGAATGCTTTGGTTTAAGT CTAAGTTTAGGAAATGTGGAGTGTGGGATCTGCGAGGTGTGCGTGGGGCGGCTGCGGGACGCGAGCGACTTCAAGCAGCAAGTGCAGCGCGTGCAGGACGTGCTGCACAAGCGGCTCACGAGAGTGCTCCCTGCCA TTGAGGGTGACAATTTCAACATCAAGTTAGAGAAACCTACTGGAGATGACGATATTTTGC GCGGGATCAAGCAGGAGAAGCTGGAGGTGGAGGTGGCTGACAGCAACTTCGTCTCAG TTACATTAGAGTCATTACACGAAAGTTCGCCAGCGCCTTTTGCTCAACCAGTTCCTTCCGCTTCTCACAGCGTCTCGTGCGCACCCACTCCAAACGTTACCAGGCGCCGCTTCCACCATGGAGACAAACCTTACGCGTGCAACATATGCAACAAAAGATTCGTACAGAAGGGCCATTTAAATGTTCATTACGCAAACCATATAGGAAAATTCAAATTCTCTTGCGAATTATGCAAAAGGGGATTCGTACAGAAATGTGATTATGTAATTCATATGCGGATacacactggtgaaaaaccATACGAATGTGATATTTGCAACAAGAAATATAGACATAAAGGCCAATTAAACCAACATAAAAATACTCATGTGAAATATGATCAGAATCGCGTAGAGCCAGGAGAAATAACTACATGCAAGAAAGAGTCGTCAGAAGAATTAGAAGATCGAGGACCCGCAAAATGTTTTACGTGTGATATATGCAAAAAGCAATTTGTTGATAAAACCTATTTAGACGCCCATTCCAAACATCACTCTGGAGATTATCCGTTCACTTGCGACATTTGTACAAGGAAATTTAATACGCAGTTTGCTTTGAAAACTCATAAAGTTGATCATTTGGGAGGGAGACCTTTTAAGTGTGAAAAATGTAATAAACGGTACACAACGAAAAGTACTTTAGCTCTACATTTGAAAGTTCACAATGAAGATTATAAGCACGCATGTCATCTGTGTAGTAAACGATTCATAACAAAGGAGACTTTAAATGTACATATGCTCGTACACACGGGGGAAAGGCCTTATGCCTGTGTAACTTGTGGAACTAAGTTCCGGTATAGAAAAAGCTTGAAGAAACATTTATTTGAGAAACACAACCAAGTTACGGACAAACAATTCTGTTGTGATACTTGTGGGAAACGATTTGCATTACAGGAGATTTTAGTAAAACATATGAAGAAACACGAAGTCCAGACTGAGAAGGAAAGGATGAAGAAGGAAAAGGAGAAGAAGAAGGACCCCGCTGATAAAAAGAAAGAACTAGCATTTATGTGTGAAGTATGTAGCAAGCGATTTACGactataggtattttaaataatCATAGAGTTACACATAATGAAGAAAAACCTTTCGAGTGCGACGTATGTCATAAAAAATACCGAAAGAAGGGAAATTTACAGGACCACATGCAGGTGCACGAGGAAAAAAAACACTCGTGTGAAGTATGCGGCCAGCCATTCAGACATAAGTCTGCCTTGAATGTTCATATCCGACGGATGCACGAGGAAAACAGACCACATGTTTGCGATATTTGTAATAAGGCTTTTGTAGTTCTTGCTGAACTTAAAGTTCATAATCGTATACACACTGGGGAGAAACCGTTTGCTTGCGAAATATGTTGGAAGAAATTTGAGCGCCCTGGTAGAGTTAAGAAACATCTTGTAAATGTCCACCACGAGAAACCTACGAGATTTGTTAAGTTAAaagaattgtattaa
- the LOC134676173 gene encoding gastrula zinc finger protein XlCGF57.1-like isoform X2: MEKYYSCSCCLVRPPDKGLKTLYNHLGKAEIYYDMLRECFGLSLSLGNVECGICEVCVGRLRDASDFKQQVQRVQDVLHKRLTRVLPATEGDNINVKLEKPTGDDAISRGIKQEKLEVEVADSNFVSVTLESLHESSPAPFAQPVPSASHSVSCAPTPNVTRRRFHHGDKPYACNICNKRFVQKGHLNVHYANHIGKFKFSCELCKRGFVQKCDYVIHMRIHTGEKPYECDICNKKYRHKGQLNQHKNTHVKYDQNRVEPGEITTCKKESSEELEDRGPAKCFTCDICKKQFVDKTYLDAHSKHHSGDYPFTCDICTRKFNTQFALKTHKVDHLGGRPFKCEKCNKRYTTKSTLALHLKVHNEDYKHACHLCSKRFITKETLNVHMLVHTGERPYACVTCGTKFRYRKSLKKHLFEKHNQVTDKQFCCDTCGKRFALQEILVKHMKKHEVQTEKERMKKEKEKKKDPADKKKELAFMCEVCSKRFTTIGILNNHRVTHNEEKPFECDVCHKKYRKKGNLQDHMQVHEEKKHSCEVCGQPFRHKSALNVHIRRMHEENRPHVCDICNKAFVVLAELKVHNRIHTGEKPFACEICWKKFERPGRVKKHLVNVHHEKPTRFVKLKELY; the protein is encoded by the exons ATGGAGAAGTATTACTCTTGTAGCTGCTGTCTGGTGCGCCCTCCGGACAAAGGCCTCAAGACGCTATACAATCATCTTGGCAAAGCAGAGATATATTACGACATGCTGAGAGAATGCTTTGGTTTAAGT CTAAGTTTAGGAAATGTGGAGTGTGGGATCTGCGAGGTGTGCGTGGGGCGGCTGCGGGACGCGAGCGACTTCAAGCAGCAAGTGCAGCGCGTGCAGGACGTGCTGCACAAGCGGCTCACGAGAGTGCTCCCTGCCA CCGAGGGTGACAATATCAACGTCAAGTTAGAGAAACCTACTGGAGATGACGCCATTTCGC GCGGGATCAAGCAGGAGAAGCTGGAGGTGGAGGTGGCTGACAGCAACTTCGTCTCAG TTACATTAGAGTCATTACACGAAAGTTCGCCAGCGCCTTTTGCTCAACCAGTTCCTTCCGCTTCTCACAGCGTCTCGTGCGCACCCACTCCAAACGTTACCAGGCGCCGCTTCCACCATGGAGACAAACCTTACGCGTGCAACATATGCAACAAAAGATTCGTACAGAAGGGCCATTTAAATGTTCATTACGCAAACCATATAGGAAAATTCAAATTCTCTTGCGAATTATGCAAAAGGGGATTCGTACAGAAATGTGATTATGTAATTCATATGCGGATacacactggtgaaaaaccATACGAATGTGATATTTGCAACAAGAAATATAGACATAAAGGCCAATTAAACCAACATAAAAATACTCATGTGAAATATGATCAGAATCGCGTAGAGCCAGGAGAAATAACTACATGCAAGAAAGAGTCGTCAGAAGAATTAGAAGATCGAGGACCCGCAAAATGTTTTACGTGTGATATATGCAAAAAGCAATTTGTTGATAAAACCTATTTAGACGCCCATTCCAAACATCACTCTGGAGATTATCCGTTCACTTGCGACATTTGTACAAGGAAATTTAATACGCAGTTTGCTTTGAAAACTCATAAAGTTGATCATTTGGGAGGGAGACCTTTTAAGTGTGAAAAATGTAATAAACGGTACACAACGAAAAGTACTTTAGCTCTACATTTGAAAGTTCACAATGAAGATTATAAGCACGCATGTCATCTGTGTAGTAAACGATTCATAACAAAGGAGACTTTAAATGTACATATGCTCGTACACACGGGGGAAAGGCCTTATGCCTGTGTAACTTGTGGAACTAAGTTCCGGTATAGAAAAAGCTTGAAGAAACATTTATTTGAGAAACACAACCAAGTTACGGACAAACAATTCTGTTGTGATACTTGTGGGAAACGATTTGCATTACAGGAGATTTTAGTAAAACATATGAAGAAACACGAAGTCCAGACTGAGAAGGAAAGGATGAAGAAGGAAAAGGAGAAGAAGAAGGACCCCGCTGATAAAAAGAAAGAACTAGCATTTATGTGTGAAGTATGTAGCAAGCGATTTACGactataggtattttaaataatCATAGAGTTACACATAATGAAGAAAAACCTTTCGAGTGCGACGTATGTCATAAAAAATACCGAAAGAAGGGAAATTTACAGGACCACATGCAGGTGCACGAGGAAAAAAAACACTCGTGTGAAGTATGCGGCCAGCCATTCAGACATAAGTCTGCCTTGAATGTTCATATCCGACGGATGCACGAGGAAAACAGACCACATGTTTGCGATATTTGTAATAAGGCTTTTGTAGTTCTTGCTGAACTTAAAGTTCATAATCGTATACACACTGGGGAGAAACCGTTTGCTTGCGAAATATGTTGGAAGAAATTTGAGCGCCCTGGTAGAGTTAAGAAACATCTTGTAAATGTCCACCACGAGAAACCTACGAGATTTGTTAAGTTAAaagaattgtattaa
- the LOC134676173 gene encoding gastrula zinc finger protein XlCGF57.1-like isoform X3, with protein sequence MEEYYSCSCCLVRPPDKGLKTLYNHLGKAEIYYDMLRECFGLSLNLVNEECGICEVCVGRLRDASDFKLQVQRVQDVLHKRLTGALPAIEGDNFNIKLEKPTGDDDILRGIKQEKLEVEVADSNFVSVTLESLHESSPAPFAQPVPSASHSVSCAPTPNVTRRRFHHGDKPYACNICNKRFVQKGHLNVHYANHIGKFKFSCELCKRGFVQKCDYVIHMRIHTGEKPYECDICNKKYRHKGQLNQHKNTHVKYDQNRVEPGEITTCKKESSEELEDRGPAKCFTCDICKKQFVDKTYLDAHSKHHSGDYPFTCDICTRKFNTQFALKTHKVDHLGGRPFKCEKCNKRYTTKSTLALHLKVHNEDYKHACHLCSKRFITKETLNVHMLVHTGERPYACVTCGTKFRYRKSLKKHLFEKHNQVTDKQFCCDTCGKRFALQEILVKHMKKHEVQTEKERMKKEKEKKKDPADKKKELAFMCEVCSKRFTTIGILNNHRVTHNEEKPFECDVCHKKYRKKGNLQDHMQVHEEKKHSCEVCGQPFRHKSALNVHIRRMHEENRPHVCDICNKAFVVLAELKVHNRIHTGEKPFACEICWKKFERPGRVKKHLVNVHHEKPTRFVKLKELY encoded by the exons ATGGAGGAGTATTACTCATGTAGCTGCTGTCTGGTGCGCCCTCCGGACAAAGGCCTCAAGACTCTATACAATCATCTCGGCAAAGCAGAGATTTATTACGACATGCTGAGGGAATGCTTTGGTTTAAGT CTAAATTTAGTTAATGAGGAGTGCGGGATCTGCGAGGTGTGCGTGGGGCGACTGCGGGACGCGAGCGACTTCAAGCTGCAAGTGCAGCGCGTGCAGGACGTGCTGCACAAGCGGCTCACCGGAGCACTCCCTGCCA TTGAGGGTGACAATTTCAACATCAAGTTAGAGAAACCTACTGGAGATGACGATATTTTGC GCGGGATCAAGCAGGAGAAGCTGGAGGTGGAGGTGGCTGACAGCAACTTCGTCTCAG TTACATTAGAGTCATTACACGAAAGTTCGCCAGCGCCTTTTGCTCAACCAGTTCCTTCCGCTTCTCACAGCGTCTCGTGCGCACCCACTCCAAACGTTACCAGGCGCCGCTTCCACCATGGAGACAAACCTTACGCGTGCAACATATGCAACAAAAGATTCGTACAGAAGGGCCATTTAAATGTTCATTACGCAAACCATATAGGAAAATTCAAATTCTCTTGCGAATTATGCAAAAGGGGATTCGTACAGAAATGTGATTATGTAATTCATATGCGGATacacactggtgaaaaaccATACGAATGTGATATTTGCAACAAGAAATATAGACATAAAGGCCAATTAAACCAACATAAAAATACTCATGTGAAATATGATCAGAATCGCGTAGAGCCAGGAGAAATAACTACATGCAAGAAAGAGTCGTCAGAAGAATTAGAAGATCGAGGACCCGCAAAATGTTTTACGTGTGATATATGCAAAAAGCAATTTGTTGATAAAACCTATTTAGACGCCCATTCCAAACATCACTCTGGAGATTATCCGTTCACTTGCGACATTTGTACAAGGAAATTTAATACGCAGTTTGCTTTGAAAACTCATAAAGTTGATCATTTGGGAGGGAGACCTTTTAAGTGTGAAAAATGTAATAAACGGTACACAACGAAAAGTACTTTAGCTCTACATTTGAAAGTTCACAATGAAGATTATAAGCACGCATGTCATCTGTGTAGTAAACGATTCATAACAAAGGAGACTTTAAATGTACATATGCTCGTACACACGGGGGAAAGGCCTTATGCCTGTGTAACTTGTGGAACTAAGTTCCGGTATAGAAAAAGCTTGAAGAAACATTTATTTGAGAAACACAACCAAGTTACGGACAAACAATTCTGTTGTGATACTTGTGGGAAACGATTTGCATTACAGGAGATTTTAGTAAAACATATGAAGAAACACGAAGTCCAGACTGAGAAGGAAAGGATGAAGAAGGAAAAGGAGAAGAAGAAGGACCCCGCTGATAAAAAGAAAGAACTAGCATTTATGTGTGAAGTATGTAGCAAGCGATTTACGactataggtattttaaataatCATAGAGTTACACATAATGAAGAAAAACCTTTCGAGTGCGACGTATGTCATAAAAAATACCGAAAGAAGGGAAATTTACAGGACCACATGCAGGTGCACGAGGAAAAAAAACACTCGTGTGAAGTATGCGGCCAGCCATTCAGACATAAGTCTGCCTTGAATGTTCATATCCGACGGATGCACGAGGAAAACAGACCACATGTTTGCGATATTTGTAATAAGGCTTTTGTAGTTCTTGCTGAACTTAAAGTTCATAATCGTATACACACTGGGGAGAAACCGTTTGCTTGCGAAATATGTTGGAAGAAATTTGAGCGCCCTGGTAGAGTTAAGAAACATCTTGTAAATGTCCACCACGAGAAACCTACGAGATTTGTTAAGTTAAaagaattgtattaa